From the Mastacembelus armatus chromosome 14, fMasArm1.2, whole genome shotgun sequence genome, one window contains:
- the LOC113143019 gene encoding junctional adhesion molecule C-like, translating into MYGQSNRALHRLQDGENTSGLSPDSALNSLLTTSQISRRYFSVLAVVLRTSNNSPWTNEFDKIELSCLIDSISTTNPRIEWKKITNDGPSYVYFDKKISGDLENRAVIREPATLLITNATRSDTAKYRCEVTAIDDQKSFDEIVIDLVVRVKPVVPKCSVPKSVPFGKSAELNCVEEEGFPKSQYQWFKNREEIPDDPKTSLKFFNSSYMLNVETGTLKFSAVRREDAGEYFCRAKNDAGYAECPPQTMEVYDIDVVGIILGVLVVVIVLLCISVGICCAYKRGYFSSQKQTGNNYKVPAKGDGMDYVRTEDEGDFRHKSSFVI; encoded by the exons ATGTACGGACAGTCAAACCGAGCATTGCATCGACTCCAAGATGGCGAAAACACGTCTGGCTTGTCTCCTGACTCTGCTCTCAACTCACT ACTGACTACAAGCCAGATTTCCCGAC GCTACTTCAGTGTGTTAGCAGTGGTACTGAGAACAAGCAACAACTCACCATGGACCAATGAATTTGACA aaattgAGCTATCATGTTTGATTGATTCAATTTCTACAACCAATCCCAGAATTGAATGGAAGAAGATAACAAATGATGGTCCAAGTTATGTTTACTTTGACAAGAAGATCTCAG gTGACCTGGAAAACAGAGCAGTGATCAGAGAACCTGCCACATTACTTATAACCAATGCCACACGGTCGGACACAGCAAAATATCGTTGTGAGGTCACAGCCATTGATGACCAGAAGTCATTTGATGAAATTGTGATTGACCTTGTTGTAAGAG TAAAACCAGTGGTGCCAAAATGCAGTGTCCCCAAATCCGTGCCTTTTGGGAAGTCAGCTGAGTTGAACTGTGTGGAAGAGGAGGGCTTCCCCAAGTCTCAGTACCAGTGGTTCAAGAACAGGGAGGAGATTCCAGATGACCCAAAGACCAGCCTGAAGTTCTTCAATTCCTCATACATGCTTAACGTAGAAACAGGAACTCTG AAATTCTCTGCAGTCAGAAGAGAAGATGCAGGCGAGTATTTTTGCCGAGCAAAGAATGATGCAGGATATGCTGAGTGTCCACCACAGACAATGGaagtgt ACGACATTGATGTTGTTGGGATTATACTGGGAGTGCTGGTGGTGGTCATAGTGCTCTTATGTATATCAGTGGGGATCTGCTGTGCATATAAGCGAGGCTACTTCTCCAGccagaaacagacaggaaacaa TTACAAAGTTCCAGCGAAAGGAGATGGCATGGACTATGTCAGGACAGAGGATGAG GGGGATTTTCGACACAAGTCATCATTTGTGATCTGA